The Mycolicibacterium mageritense genome contains a region encoding:
- a CDS encoding GntR family transcriptional regulator, with product MTASAEPRVLKHQVVRAQLDRMLDGMQVGDPFPAEREIAEKFAVARETVRQALRELLLAGRVERRGRTTVVARPKIQQPLAMGSYTEAAKEQGLSAGRVLVGWTDLEADDVLADQLGIAVGDPILQLERVLITDGVRVGLETTKLPAARYPGLRESFDYEASLYAEIRSRGIRFERTVDTIETTLPDSRESALLTVDIRTPMFLLNRLSYDQRGVAIEQRRSLYRGDRMTFTAVMHAP from the coding sequence GTGACCGCGAGCGCAGAACCTCGGGTTCTGAAGCACCAAGTCGTCCGTGCACAGCTCGATCGCATGCTCGACGGAATGCAGGTCGGAGACCCCTTTCCTGCCGAACGTGAGATCGCCGAGAAGTTCGCGGTCGCCCGCGAGACCGTCCGGCAGGCCCTGCGCGAACTGCTGCTGGCCGGCCGGGTGGAACGCCGTGGCCGCACGACCGTGGTCGCCCGGCCCAAGATCCAGCAGCCGCTGGCGATGGGCTCGTACACCGAGGCGGCCAAGGAGCAGGGCCTCAGCGCAGGCCGCGTCCTGGTGGGCTGGACCGATCTGGAAGCCGACGACGTGCTGGCCGATCAGCTGGGCATCGCGGTCGGTGATCCGATCCTGCAGCTGGAGCGCGTGCTGATCACGGATGGGGTGCGCGTCGGGCTGGAGACCACGAAGCTGCCCGCGGCGCGTTATCCGGGGCTGCGGGAGAGCTTCGACTACGAGGCCTCGCTCTACGCGGAGATCCGCAGCCGTGGGATCCGATTCGAGCGCACGGTCGACACCATCGAGACGACGCTGCCGGATTCGCGGGAGTCGGCACTACTGACCGTGGACATCCGCACACCCATGTTCCTGCTCAACCGGCTGTCCTACGACCAGCGCGGCGTCGCCATCGAGCAAAGACGCTCGTTGTACCGTGGTGACCGCATGACTTTCACCGCTGTAATGCATGCGCCGTAA
- a CDS encoding phosphate/phosphite/phosphonate ABC transporter substrate-binding protein, protein MKFRRISAAAAAVAAITLTLSGCSGSDSGSGTTTAQGFPETLTLAAIPAENSSDLKASYDPLIKLLEKETGAKVEFVQASDYAGVVEGMIADNVDLAFFGPFAYVVAGVNGAKITPVGAVIKDQGAPPGYQSYGLARADEANINGLKDFAGKKVCFVDPGSTSGFLYPTAGLIEAGVLKSGSEADISAAMSPVYAGGHDSSALAIANGDCDAGFAFDTMVDKTMIAKGDLKPGQLKTVWKSEMIAGSVFAANDSLGTEAIDKLRSIFTTKANVANFEAEGFCTGDACRITDERAWGVAPVDNSDYDGVRHVCDVTGSDKCKG, encoded by the coding sequence ATGAAGTTTCGCCGCATCTCGGCCGCAGCCGCGGCCGTCGCCGCCATAACCCTCACCCTCTCAGGATGTTCGGGCTCCGACTCGGGGTCCGGCACCACCACCGCGCAGGGCTTCCCCGAGACCCTCACGCTCGCGGCAATCCCCGCGGAGAACTCGTCCGACCTCAAGGCCAGCTACGACCCGTTGATCAAACTGCTGGAGAAGGAGACCGGCGCCAAGGTCGAATTCGTGCAGGCCTCCGATTACGCAGGCGTGGTCGAAGGCATGATCGCCGACAACGTCGACCTCGCGTTCTTCGGACCGTTCGCCTACGTGGTCGCCGGTGTCAACGGAGCCAAGATCACGCCGGTCGGGGCCGTCATCAAGGACCAGGGTGCGCCGCCCGGATACCAGTCGTACGGCCTGGCCCGGGCTGACGAGGCAAACATCAACGGGCTCAAGGACTTTGCCGGTAAGAAGGTGTGCTTCGTCGACCCGGGCTCGACGTCGGGATTCCTGTATCCGACAGCCGGCCTGATCGAGGCAGGGGTGCTCAAGTCGGGCTCAGAAGCCGACATCTCCGCGGCGATGTCCCCGGTGTATGCCGGTGGCCACGACTCGTCGGCGCTGGCGATCGCCAACGGCGACTGCGACGCCGGGTTCGCGTTCGACACAATGGTCGACAAGACCATGATCGCCAAAGGCGACCTCAAACCCGGCCAGCTCAAGACCGTGTGGAAGTCCGAGATGATCGCGGGCTCGGTGTTCGCAGCCAACGATTCCCTCGGCACCGAGGCCATCGACAAACTCAGATCCATCTTCACGACCAAGGCCAACGTCGCCAACTTCGAGGCAGAAGGCTTCTGCACGGGCGACGCGTGCCGCATCACCGATGAGCGGGCGTGGGGCGTCGCACCGGTCGACAACTCCGACTACGACGGCGTCCGCCACGTCTGCGACGTGACCGGCTCGGACAAGTGCAAGGGCTGA
- a CDS encoding phosphonate ABC transporter ATP-binding protein, with the protein MGTDHPVAGDDLVVGARDVTKRFGDTLALDEVSLDVHRSELLMLLGLSGSGKSTLLRCLNGLHPVTSGTVDVGGIRVDQASSAQLRRLRRRVGFVFQHFNLVGRLSCLENVLIGGLGQLRLPRYGTLTYPKRMRTEALAHLDRVGLADFAERRADTLSGGQQQRAAIARTLMQKPALLLADEPVASLDPENAGVVMDLLFRVCIEEKLTVVCTLHQVDLALGWAHRIVGLRGGRKVLDRPAVGMTREDAMAIYQRVDPAVSRAHPS; encoded by the coding sequence GTGGGCACCGACCATCCCGTCGCGGGCGACGACCTCGTCGTGGGCGCCCGCGACGTCACCAAACGGTTCGGGGACACACTCGCCCTCGACGAGGTGTCGCTCGACGTGCACCGCAGCGAGCTGTTGATGCTGCTCGGGCTGTCCGGGTCCGGCAAGTCCACGCTGCTGCGCTGCCTCAACGGCCTGCACCCCGTCACCTCAGGCACCGTCGACGTCGGCGGCATCCGGGTGGACCAGGCGTCGTCCGCCCAGTTGCGTCGCCTCCGGCGCCGCGTCGGCTTCGTCTTCCAGCACTTCAATCTGGTGGGCCGGCTGAGCTGCCTGGAAAACGTTCTCATCGGCGGCCTCGGACAACTGCGGCTGCCCCGCTACGGCACGCTGACCTATCCGAAGCGGATGCGCACCGAGGCGCTCGCGCATCTCGACCGGGTCGGGTTGGCCGACTTCGCCGAGCGTCGCGCCGACACGCTGTCCGGAGGCCAGCAGCAACGGGCCGCCATCGCACGCACGCTGATGCAGAAACCCGCGCTGCTGCTCGCCGACGAGCCCGTCGCATCGCTGGATCCCGAGAATGCCGGCGTCGTGATGGATCTGCTGTTCCGGGTGTGCATCGAGGAGAAGCTGACCGTGGTGTGCACGCTGCATCAGGTCGATCTCGCGCTGGGCTGGGCACACCGGATCGTCGGCCTGCGCGGCGGCCGGAAAGTGCTCGACCGTCCAGCCGTCGGGATGACACGCGAGGACGCCATGGCGATCTACCAGCGCGTCGATCCCGCAGTGTCGCGGGCTCACCCGTCATGA
- the phnE gene encoding phosphonate ABC transporter, permease protein PhnE — translation MSTGLTERTAAPALPRRTLPGLLQLIAVAAVVATIGSAWAIDFAPAALLDGLDEVVALLERMVPPRLDDPGRIAGLAVETLLMAVLGTALAAVASVPLAFMAARNTTPHPAVYTMARAVITFCRAMPDLLFAVLFVRALGIGVLPGVLALALHSIGMLGKLFADAIEQTDPGPREAVRTTGAGYFREMLNAVVPQVVPSWIATFVYRIDINLRMSVVLGFVGAGGIGFALQDALRGLIYPRALGIVCVILAIIAVMELLAILIRRMLLSPTDGHPFRDRVVRFTLTGLLLGTCLTALVVLKISPLSLFTWVGPSVEIFTRMLPPNFTALGAELFTAAAQTVAIGVVSTAIGVVLSIPVGVLAARNVTPHAAVYWAARSWILVVRAVPELILAVVFVAALGLGPVAGTCALAIGSVGFLAKLVADAVEEIDPGPMEAVRSVGGGWWNTLLSAVIPQSVPAMVGASLYLFDVNIRTSTILGIVGAGGIGYLLFESIRTLNFDVAGAIVIVIFVIVYAIERLSGWIRSRLV, via the coding sequence ATGAGCACCGGCCTCACCGAGCGCACAGCGGCCCCGGCACTGCCTCGACGCACGCTGCCGGGCCTTTTGCAGCTCATCGCGGTTGCCGCCGTCGTGGCGACGATCGGGTCGGCGTGGGCGATCGATTTCGCCCCGGCCGCGCTGCTCGACGGGCTCGACGAGGTCGTGGCGCTGTTGGAACGCATGGTCCCGCCGCGGCTGGACGATCCGGGCCGGATCGCGGGGCTGGCGGTCGAGACACTGCTGATGGCGGTCCTGGGTACGGCGCTGGCCGCCGTCGCGTCGGTGCCGCTGGCGTTCATGGCGGCCCGGAACACCACCCCGCACCCCGCGGTGTACACCATGGCCCGCGCGGTCATCACGTTCTGCCGGGCCATGCCGGATCTGCTGTTCGCAGTGCTGTTCGTGCGGGCGCTCGGGATCGGTGTGCTGCCAGGGGTTCTCGCGCTGGCGCTGCATTCGATCGGCATGCTCGGGAAGCTGTTCGCCGACGCGATCGAGCAGACCGACCCGGGACCGCGGGAAGCCGTGCGCACCACGGGCGCAGGCTACTTCCGCGAGATGCTCAACGCGGTCGTTCCCCAGGTGGTCCCGTCGTGGATCGCGACCTTCGTCTACCGCATCGACATCAACCTGCGCATGTCGGTGGTGCTGGGGTTCGTCGGGGCCGGCGGTATCGGCTTCGCGCTCCAGGATGCGTTGCGCGGCTTGATCTATCCGCGTGCCCTCGGCATCGTCTGCGTGATCCTGGCGATCATCGCGGTCATGGAGCTGCTGGCGATCCTCATTCGCAGGATGTTGCTGTCGCCCACCGACGGCCATCCGTTCCGGGACCGCGTCGTCCGGTTCACGTTGACGGGTCTGCTGCTCGGCACGTGCCTCACGGCTCTCGTGGTTCTGAAGATCAGCCCGCTGTCGCTGTTCACCTGGGTGGGGCCGTCCGTCGAGATCTTCACCCGGATGCTGCCGCCCAATTTCACCGCGCTGGGTGCCGAGTTGTTCACCGCCGCAGCGCAAACCGTAGCGATCGGCGTGGTCTCGACCGCCATCGGTGTCGTCCTGTCCATCCCGGTCGGCGTCCTGGCGGCCCGCAATGTCACGCCGCATGCCGCGGTGTACTGGGCGGCGCGGAGCTGGATCCTGGTGGTACGCGCGGTGCCCGAGTTGATTCTCGCGGTCGTGTTCGTCGCGGCGCTCGGGCTCGGGCCCGTCGCCGGAACGTGTGCGCTGGCCATCGGATCGGTGGGCTTCCTGGCGAAGCTGGTCGCCGATGCCGTCGAGGAGATCGATCCCGGCCCCATGGAAGCCGTCAGATCCGTCGGCGGCGGCTGGTGGAACACGTTGTTGTCCGCGGTGATTCCGCAATCCGTCCCCGCGATGGTGGGGGCGAGCCTGTACCTGTTCGACGTCAACATCCGCACCTCGACCATCCTCGGCATCGTCGGCGCGGGCGGCATCGGGTACCTGCTCTTCGAGTCGATCCGGACCCTGAACTTCGATGTCGCCGGGGCCATCGTGATCGTCATCTTCGTCATCGTCTACGCCATCGAAAGGTTGTCCGGGTGGATCCGTTCACGCCTCGTGTGA
- a CDS encoding zinc-binding dehydrogenase has protein sequence MDPFTPRVTMAAVWTGGTGIELRKVDIPELVDGDVLVRVRLATVCGSDLHTVTGRRPAACPSILGHEAVGDVVAAGADATVEIGRRVVWSVTVACGECPRCLSGFTAKCRSVRKVGHEPFDGSWALSGSYAEHVLLPRGTAIAAVPDTLPDAVAAPAACATATVMATLEAAGALAGRRVLIGGAGMLGLTAVAACADAGADAQVVDVDAERLALTTRFGGRPSDGTAVDVAIDYTGSTGAVAAALDRLDVGGILVLAGSVRPGPALPIDPETVVRQWLTITGVHNYEPRHLDRAVAFLDRTRDRYPWQSVVAAPVPLAEIASALRPPPAGVLRTAVQPFQDS, from the coding sequence GTGGATCCGTTCACGCCTCGTGTGACCATGGCCGCGGTCTGGACCGGGGGCACCGGCATCGAGTTGCGCAAAGTCGACATACCCGAGCTGGTTGACGGCGACGTGCTGGTGCGGGTGCGGCTGGCCACGGTGTGCGGCAGCGACCTGCACACCGTCACCGGACGACGGCCCGCGGCCTGCCCGTCGATCCTCGGACATGAGGCCGTGGGCGACGTGGTGGCGGCCGGCGCGGATGCGACGGTCGAGATCGGCCGGCGGGTGGTCTGGTCGGTCACCGTCGCATGCGGTGAATGTCCGCGCTGCCTTTCCGGTTTCACCGCCAAGTGCCGTTCGGTACGTAAGGTGGGCCACGAGCCGTTCGACGGAAGCTGGGCGTTGTCCGGTTCGTATGCCGAACATGTCCTGCTGCCCCGCGGTACGGCGATCGCCGCGGTTCCCGACACCTTGCCGGACGCCGTGGCGGCGCCTGCCGCGTGCGCGACCGCGACGGTCATGGCCACGCTCGAAGCCGCGGGTGCACTCGCCGGCCGCCGGGTGCTGATCGGCGGTGCCGGCATGTTGGGCCTCACCGCTGTCGCGGCGTGTGCGGATGCCGGTGCCGACGCGCAGGTGGTCGATGTCGACGCCGAACGCCTCGCGCTCACCACACGGTTCGGCGGTAGACCATCCGACGGCACCGCGGTCGACGTGGCGATCGACTACACCGGATCCACCGGCGCCGTCGCAGCCGCGCTCGATCGGCTCGACGTCGGCGGCATCCTCGTGCTTGCGGGTTCGGTGCGGCCCGGCCCCGCATTGCCCATCGACCCGGAAACCGTTGTGCGGCAGTGGCTCACCATCACCGGCGTGCACAACTACGAACCGCGCCACCTCGACCGGGCCGTGGCGTTCCTGGACCGCACCCGGGATCGCTACCCGTGGCAGTCTGTGGTGGCCGCGCCGGTCCCGCTCGCAGAGATCGCGTCGGCGCTGCGGCCGCCGCCCGCGGGCGTGCTGCGGACGGCGGTGCAGCCGTTTCAGGACTCCTGA
- a CDS encoding helix-turn-helix transcriptional regulator, with protein MKPWDGDRPLTPRIVLGEKTVAARGMTFRYATEQIRASTDWCCFDDSRHLVYVHRLGHLRSMETDLDWGPSGRTLPTAGDIWVVPAGNRCAALVEGDAAGYCEIAIPHRLLGSTPLIPRIKHRDPLIHQLVDKIAGAADRDDALARLLQDTLAETVRLLITDKYTVTPPERARGACTLDARARSLLVEFLEDSLDSEIHLEALAALVGMPVSKFIKAFRAAFHTTPYQFVLDRRIDRAKTLLLTTTRTITDISAAVGFSTPNHFATAFSRRVGVSPRSYRNNH; from the coding sequence ATGAAACCGTGGGACGGTGATCGGCCGCTGACACCGCGCATCGTGCTCGGTGAGAAGACTGTCGCCGCTCGCGGCATGACCTTCAGGTACGCCACCGAACAGATTCGCGCCTCGACCGATTGGTGCTGTTTCGACGACAGCAGGCATCTGGTCTACGTTCACCGCCTCGGGCACCTGCGGTCGATGGAAACCGACCTCGACTGGGGCCCGTCCGGCCGGACGCTGCCGACTGCCGGCGATATCTGGGTGGTGCCCGCGGGCAATCGGTGCGCGGCCCTGGTCGAGGGTGATGCGGCCGGATACTGCGAGATCGCGATCCCGCATCGACTGCTGGGGTCGACACCGCTGATCCCCCGCATCAAACACCGCGACCCGTTGATCCATCAGTTGGTCGACAAGATCGCCGGCGCCGCAGACCGCGACGACGCGCTCGCGCGCCTGCTTCAGGACACGCTCGCCGAAACGGTCCGCCTGCTGATCACCGACAAGTACACGGTGACACCGCCCGAGCGGGCTCGCGGCGCATGCACACTGGACGCCCGTGCCCGCTCACTGCTTGTCGAATTCCTTGAGGACAGCCTGGACTCGGAGATCCACCTGGAAGCGCTTGCCGCGCTGGTCGGCATGCCCGTGAGCAAGTTCATCAAGGCGTTCCGGGCCGCATTTCACACCACGCCGTACCAGTTCGTGCTCGACCGCCGGATCGATCGCGCCAAGACGCTGCTCTTGACCACAACTCGGACGATCACCGATATCAGTGCAGCCGTCGGCTTTTCGACGCCCAATCACTTCGCGACCGCGTTCAGCCGCCGCGTCGGGGTCTCACCGCGGTCCTACCGCAACAACCACTGA
- a CDS encoding glycoside hydrolase family 16 protein, translating into MDRRSVMFMMGLGVAAAALPAGVANADPAIGDNPPGPGPAAPAPGSPTPAAANAAPTFLFQDEFNGPAGSPPDPAWWHLIPERETIKNPVEWDKPFNMGRYVTDTEHAFQDGKGNLVIRATRGPGTTIQEKYASAKVVGNWRGGIGTTWEARVKLNCLTDGAWPAFWLLNDDPVRGGEVDLVEWYGNRDWPSGTTVHARLDGESFATDPHPIDSGWHTWRMSWTPQGMYFWKDYAPGMEPYFEVPANSLQDWPFNDPGYTLVPVFNIAVGGSGGRDPSGGNYPAEMLVDWIRVFQG; encoded by the coding sequence ATGGATCGTCGCAGTGTGATGTTCATGATGGGTCTGGGGGTGGCAGCCGCTGCGTTGCCTGCCGGGGTCGCCAACGCCGACCCCGCGATCGGGGACAACCCGCCCGGACCCGGGCCGGCTGCGCCGGCCCCCGGATCGCCGACACCGGCGGCAGCCAATGCTGCACCGACGTTCCTGTTCCAGGACGAGTTCAACGGCCCGGCCGGCTCTCCGCCCGACCCGGCGTGGTGGCACCTGATCCCGGAGCGCGAGACCATCAAGAACCCGGTCGAGTGGGACAAGCCGTTCAACATGGGCCGCTACGTCACCGACACCGAGCACGCCTTCCAGGACGGCAAGGGCAACCTGGTGATCCGCGCGACGCGCGGCCCGGGCACCACGATCCAGGAGAAGTACGCCAGCGCCAAGGTCGTCGGCAACTGGCGCGGCGGCATCGGCACCACGTGGGAGGCCCGCGTCAAGCTCAACTGCCTCACCGACGGGGCCTGGCCCGCGTTCTGGTTGCTCAACGACGACCCGGTCCGCGGTGGCGAGGTCGACCTGGTCGAGTGGTACGGCAACCGTGACTGGCCGTCGGGCACCACGGTGCACGCGCGGTTGGACGGGGAATCGTTCGCCACCGACCCGCATCCCATCGACAGCGGATGGCACACCTGGCGCATGTCGTGGACGCCGCAGGGCATGTACTTCTGGAAGGACTACGCGCCCGGCATGGAACCGTACTTCGAGGTTCCGGCCAACTCGTTGCAGGACTGGCCGTTCAACGATCCCGGTTACACCTTGGTGCCGGTGTTCAACATCGCGGTCGGCGGCTCGGGCGGGCGCGATCCGAGCGGCGGCAACTACCCGGCCGAGATGCTGGTCGACTGGATCAGGGTCTTCCAGGGCTGA
- a CDS encoding cupin domain-containing protein, translating into MHAGAVGAMTLFAAGLLSASAGATPAEGDVERTDLAKGTTTSPIWIVTAGQPTTFYVQNLVLKPGARSGWHAHPGPEQSVITRGAVVLRTAANCAPVVYTEGQAVFILGGIAHEVVNEGTADAEVVVTYTLPADAAPREDAPAICQ; encoded by the coding sequence ATGCATGCTGGTGCCGTCGGCGCCATGACTCTGTTCGCCGCGGGCCTGCTGTCCGCCTCGGCCGGGGCCACACCCGCGGAGGGCGACGTGGAACGGACCGATCTGGCCAAGGGCACCACGACTTCGCCGATCTGGATCGTCACCGCGGGCCAGCCCACCACGTTCTATGTGCAGAACCTGGTGCTCAAACCGGGTGCCCGCAGCGGCTGGCATGCGCACCCCGGTCCCGAACAATCGGTGATCACCAGGGGCGCGGTGGTGCTGCGTACGGCAGCCAACTGCGCACCCGTGGTCTACACCGAGGGGCAGGCCGTGTTCATCCTCGGCGGGATCGCCCACGAGGTGGTCAACGAAGGCACCGCGGATGCCGAGGTGGTCGTGACCTACACGCTTCCGGCCGACGCCGCACCCCGCGAGGATGCCCCGGCAATCTGCCAGTAG